A segment of the Devriesea agamarum genome:
CAAGTGTCACGAATTTCAAGAACGCGCGGACCGCAATGCCTCTGCTCAAGAGGCCACCTCATCCCATTGATGGCTGGCATCGGGGCACACGGCATGTGAACGCACCTGAATCTGCAACCTTCAGGGTGCAGCTGATAACCCAAAAAGGGGGAGTGACGATATGGCTTTTCAAGGTATGAGTCCGGAGCAAGGCCGAGAAGCCGCTGGGAAACTCAAGCACATCGGGCAGCAGGTTGCTGAATCATTCGATCACCTCAGCGGCGTTGTGAACTCGGTGAACTGGCTCGGTCCTGATGCCGAAGCCTTCAAACAAGACTGGCTCCACGTGAAAGGATCTTCTGTTCACGAGCTGGCAGAGGCACTAAAACAACGCGGAGAGAATCTTGCGGCGCAGGCTGACGATCAGGACGCCACCTCGAATCAGCGCTGAATGCGGGCAGGTCGCCAGGTATCCGATACTCGCGCTCAAATGCGCGAAGTCGGTTCCTGCCAGGGGAATCACAGAGTGGTTCCCCTGGCCCATTGCTTGCGCACCCTTCTAGGATGGGCGAGTATGCATGGGGTGCGAACGCACCCGTCCGCGAGATACCGGGAGGCATTGTGAACGGGCAGAGCTTAATGAATACGGTTCGCACCGCGGCGCTGTTCGGGGTCCTCTGGGGTGTCCTGCTTGCAGTGGGGTGGTTTGTAGGAAACGGGCGGTGGATCTGGCTCTTCGCCCTGGTCGGGTTGATTGGGACCGCGATCTCGTTTTGGAACAGCGACAAAATCGCGCTGCGATCGATGCGTGCCTATCCGGTGAGCCCGGAACAAGCGCCTCGTATGTACGCCATCGTCTCTGAGCTTTCCGCCAAGGCAAATGCGCCCATGCCAAGGCTCTATGTCTCCCCCACCCAGGCTCCCAATGCCTTCGCTACAGGGCGCAGCCCTCGCCATGCGGCGGTGTGCTGCACCGAAGGAATCCTGAGCCTGCTCGACGACCGCGAACTGCGCGGGGTGCTCGGACATGAACTCATGCACGTGTACAACCGCGACATCTTGACCTCATCGGTGGCGGCAGCTATCGGTGGCATCATCACCTCCATCGCCCAGATGCTGATGTTCTTCGGTGGCGGTGGCAACGACCGTGAACGCAACGGCGGAGGTTTCGGCATGCTCGGTGCCCTAGCCGCGATGATTCTCGCTCCCTTGGCGGCGACGCTGATCCAACTCGCGATTTCTCGCACCAGGGAATATTCGGCGGACTCTGACGGTGCGACGCTCACCGAAGACCCGCTGGCTCTCGCCTCAGCACTGCGTAAGTTGCAAAGCGGAACCGCTCAGGCCCCGTTAAAGCCCGAACCCGACTTGATGAACTCCTCGCATTTAATGATTGCGAACCCATTCAAAGCGGGGGAGGGGCTGGCGGGAATGTTCGCCACGCATCCGCCGATGGAGCAGCGCATCGCGCGGCTTGAGCGAATGGCTGAGGATCGCTATCGCAACTAAGCGATGTGCGCCTTCCGACCTCGACTAAGCAATGTGCGACGTAGAGTCGAAAATAGGCGGTGTGCGACTAGACCACCCATCAACGGCTACGTCCTACGTCGCACACCGCCTGATCGCTGCGTATTAGGTGTGAGTTAGGCGTGAGGAAGCGTCTTAGCGGTAGTTGACAAACTGCAGGGCGACGTCCAGATCCTTGCCTTTGAGTAGCGAGATCACGGCTTGGAGGTCGTCGCGGCTCTTAGACGACACCCGCAGCTCATCGCCTTGGATCTGGGCCTTAACTCCTTTGGGGCCCTCGTCTCGAATGATCTTAGAAATCTTCTTGGCCTGATCGGAGGCAATTCCCTCTTTCAGCGAGCCCTCGAGCTTAACGAGCTTGCCGGATTGCCGAGGCTCACCAAACTCCACCGCTTTCAAAGAGACACCTCGACGCAACAGCTTCGTTTGCAATACGTCAAGAACAGCGCGCACTCGATCCTCGGAGTTCGCTGCCATCACCACGGAATCCCCGGACAGCTCAACGGATGCATTGACACCTCGGAAGTCGTAGCGTTGAGCAACTTCTTTGGATGCCTGAATAACTGCGTTGTTGACCTCTTGGCGGTCGAGCTTACTGACAATGTCAAACGACGAATCCGCTGCCATGGCGTCCTCCTAGTCGTGGGGTCGTAATGGCACCACTGTAACCAGTCCCAGGGGGCTGTGAGCGGGATCATGCAGGTAGATGCCGCTGTGGATTCGCGTGATCGCTGCAGGGCCGCTACGATAAGACGGTCGGTTCGCCTGGCGGACCGCAGACCCGGCAGGTTACCCGAGTGGCCAAAGGGGGCTGACTGTAAATCAGCTGGCATTGCCTACGGGGGTTCGAATCCCTCACCTGCCACCAGGAATCACGCTATGTGATTCCGTGCACGGATAGCGAAGCAGAGTTTGCTCCGAAGAGACAGACTGTGTAAAGTTTTCCGAGCTTGCCCTGATAGCTCAGTCGGCAGAGCATCTCCATGGTAAGGAGAAGGTCAAGGGTTCGATTCCCTTTCAGGGCTCGTATCGCAGCGGACGGCCCGGTTCTCTTCGTGAGGCCGGGCCGCCGTGACGATCACGCCGGGGTAGCTCAGACGGTCAGAGCGCACGACTCATAATCGTGAGGTCGCGGGTTCGATCCCCGCCCTCGGTACCACCCCCTCTCGCGGAAACGCGTGAGAGGTGTGCACGTGTCACCTTTGGGTGGCATGCCCCATCGCGCGACCACCGGGCGCGCACGAGACCGGAAGAAGGCGACTCCCATGGCGAGCAAGAGCTCCGACGTGCGGCCCAAGATCACCATGGCCTGCGTCGACTGCAAGGACCGTAACTACATCACAAAGAAGAACCGTCGCAATACCCCTGACCGGCTGGAGCTGTCGAAGTTCTGCCCGCGCTGTGGAAAGCAGACGGTTCACCGCGAGACCCGCTGAGTTAGACCTCAACCCGTCGATATGACGACGGTTTTCTCGAAAGCCACCCAGGATATTCTGCCTGGGTGGCTTTCGTGCGATGAGCCAGTGTCTGATGACGATGCGGTAACCGATGTGGTCGGTATCGCCGTGAAAGCGCCAACCGTTTTCTGCCGTAGGAGTGTGAATTGTCGATGTCGAGTGTGAACCCTGAGTTCGCGGGGAAAACATATCCCCCCGGGCCGGTGCATGTCGTTAGCGCAACAAAAATTGCCGAGTTTGCGCGGGCCACGGGCGCGAGTAGCTCCATCCATACTGATCCGAAAGCGGCAGCCCGCGCCGGATACCGAAACGTTGTGGCACCACCCACGTTCTTAGTCTCTCTCGCGCAGGCCACAGAAGCTCAGTACATCGAAGACCCGCAGGCTGGTATTGATTTTTCCCGTGTGGTGCACGGCGAAGAAGCATTTGTGCTCCATCGGGCGGTCATGGCCAACGACCGGCTCGTCCCGACACTCACCGTGGAACGTATTCGTGAAGCCGGTGGTCACGCCATGATTACGACTCGGGTGGATGTTCGTACGGAAGCGGGTGAGGATGTGGCCACCGTGCGGTCGGGCATCGTTGTCCGGGGCGAAGAATCACCGGAACGAACCACCTCGGAACGTACGGAGGATGCACAGTGAGTACCAACCATGATAAATCCGTCGTCGTTTTAGAAGACCTCGAGGTGGGCGCCGAAATTGGTCGGTGCCAGCAACATATTAGCCGGGCAGATCTGGTCCGGTATGCCGGGGCGTCGGGTGACTTTAACCCAATTCATTACAACGATGCGTTTGCTCAGGACGTTGGCCTGCCCGGAGTTATCGCCCACGGCATGCTGACCATGGGGCGGGCGATTACCCTGGTGCTCGATTGGATTGGAGACCCGGGCGCAATCTGCGAATACGGGGTGCGCTTTACCCGTCCGGTCCCCGTGCCTGCTCTCGGGGAAGCTGTTCTCGACGTGGTGGCGACCATTGGGGCTATCGATCTCGATGCATCCACGGCCCGAGTCGATCTCACGGTTTCGTTAGATGAACGCACCGTCTTAGGGCGGGCACGCACCGTTGTGGCGGTACCTCGCCGTGAACAGACCACGGGGTTGCCGACCTGATGTCCGTTGAGACATCCCAGCAGAATATCGACGGCGAAAGAAGCGGTGTGCACCACAGCAGCGGGGCAAAGCTTAAAGACCTCACCACTCTCCACATTGGCGGACCTGTTGCGGATTATGTGCAGGTTCATGACGAGGAGTCCTTAATTGAAGCCGTTCGGGACGCCGATGCGGCACAACGCCCCCTGCTCGTGCTCGGGGGAGGTTCAAACCTCATCGCCTCAGACGACCCCTTCGATGGCACTGTTGTGCACGTGCGTCCGCCTCTGGAATCGGATGAATCTGGGGTGAGATCAGCCCTCGCCCCGGAATGCGGCGGCATTATGGTTGAGCACTTTGCCGGGGTGTCGTGGGATGCGGCGGTTGCCCATGCGATCCAACACGAGCTGGTCGGTGTGGAGTGCCTTTCGGGGATCCCCGGGACGGTCGGTGCCACCCCGATCCAGAATGTCGGTGCCTATGGCCAGGATGTCTCTCAGAGCATCGCCCGGGTGAGAACATGGGATCGCCACACCGGGACCGTACGTACGTTCTGCGCGGCAGACTGCGAATTCGGATACCGCACGTCGATATTTAAACGCACGCCCTATCGGAACGACGCTGAGGGTTCGCCTTCACAGGTGGCGGGGGTGAGCACAGCCCCGTCGGAGCAGCCCGCTTCTTTTCCTGCTGAGAGTGGTACGGCATCGGCGCATATCGCCCCAACCGGCCGGTACGTGGTGCTGTCGGTCACGTTCCAGCACAGTCAGGGCGATTTATCGCGGCCAATTGAATATCCGGAGCTGGCTAAGGCTTTGAATGTCTCCGTCGGCCAGCGAGTGCCGATGACGCAGGTGCGCGAAGCGGTGTTGAACGTACGCCGGAAAAAAGCCATGGTGGTCGATCCGGGCGATCATGACACCTGGAGCGCAGGCTCGTTCTTCACCAATCCCATCGTGACGCCCGACGAGATGGCCGGTTTGCCGAAGGATGCGCCGCGCTTCCCACTCGCGGACGGTCGAGTTAAGACCAGTGCTGCATGGCTGATATCGCACGCTGGTTTGACCCGAGGCTTCGGTCTCAATGATCGTGCGACGCTGTCTGGACAGCATGTGCTGGCGTTGACGAACCGAGGCGGAGCATCGTCGGAGGATATCCGCGAGCTAGCGCTGTATGTCCGAGGCAAGGTGAGTGAATCCTTCGGAATCCACCTAGAAGTAGAACCAGTTCGACTGGGGATGCAGCTGTAGTCCAGAGCGCACCTCGGATGGCCTGTTGCCACCGAACGCGGCAAGCGTTCACATACCGGGGTTCGCGCACTCGAGACTCCACGCCGGCCTAGGATGGTGGGTGCACGGATCACCCCGCTAAGCACCCGCCAAGGAGCCCCTGTGAACGATGCCCTGTCCATCCTCGACCGCTCGCTTCCGCAGATTGATCCGGAGATCGCTGCGGTTCTCGACGCTGAGCTTGCCCGTCAGCAGGGCACGCTGGAGATGATCGCGAGTGAGAACTTCGTGCCGCGCGCTGTGCTGGAGGCACAAGGTTCAGTCCTTACCAATAAATACGCAGAGGGTTACCCGGGCAAGCGTTACTACGGGGGATGCGAAGAAGTCGATATCGCAGAGTCGCTGGCCATTAGCCGCGCTAAGGATCTGTTTGGTGCTGAGCATGCCAATGTTCAGCCCCATTCGGGTGCGACCGCTAATGCTGCTGTGATGCACGCGCTGGCGCGCGCGGGCGACACTCTCATGGGGCTTTCATTAGCTCATGGTGGACATCTCACCCACGGGATGAAAATTAACTTTTCCGGACGCCTCTACGACATCGTTGCGTACGAGGTCGATCCCGCGACCGGTCGTATCGATATGGACCGTGTGCGTGAGCAGGCGCTCGCCGCACGTCCGCAGGTGATTTGCGCCGGGTGGTCAGCGTATCCGCGGCAGCTGGACTTCCCAGCGTTCCGCGCTATTGCCGACGAAGTGGGCGCAAAACTGTGGGTGGATATGGCTCACTTCGCAGGTTTGGTCGCAGCGGGTTTGCATCCCAGCCCGGTGCCGTACGCGGATGTGGTCTCCACGACCGTGCATAAGACGCTAGCGGGGCCCCGGTCTGGCTTGATCCTGAGCACGCAAGAGTGGGCTAAGAAGATTGACTCCGCGGTTTTCCCTGGTCAACAGGGTGGTCCGCTCATGCATGTGATCGCTGCGAAGGCTGTGGCGTTGAAGATTGCCGCGGGCGAAGAATTCGCTGAACGGCAGCGCCGTACGCTTGAGGGTGCGCGTCTGTTGGCAGACCGTCTTCAGGCTTCAGATACCCGGACGGCTGGGATTTCAGTGCTGTCAGGTGGTACCGATGTGCACCTGGTTCTGGTTGACCTGCGCAATTCGCATCTGGACGGGCAGATGGCTGAAGACCTTCTGCATGAGGTAGGTATCACCGTCAACCGCAACGCGGTGCCGAACGATCCCCGCCCGCCACGGGTTACGTCCGGGTTGCGGATCGGTACTCCTGCACTGGCTACCCGCGGATTTGATGCGAAGGATTTTGAGGAGATCGCGGACATCATTGCTCTTGCGCTACTGCCGGGCGCCGACCTCCCGGCTCTGCGCGCTCGTGCCAGCCGTTTGGCCGAAAGTCGTCCGCTGTACCCGGGTCTGCGGCAATACTGACGAGTACACTCCGGTCTGCCCGGTGTGGTGAGCTGGGATAAGGCGAACACACCGGGCTAAGCCTTGGATAGAACGTGGCAGCACAGCAGAACGCGGCAATAACGGT
Coding sequences within it:
- the htpX gene encoding zinc metalloprotease HtpX; translated protein: MNTVRTAALFGVLWGVLLAVGWFVGNGRWIWLFALVGLIGTAISFWNSDKIALRSMRAYPVSPEQAPRMYAIVSELSAKANAPMPRLYVSPTQAPNAFATGRSPRHAAVCCTEGILSLLDDRELRGVLGHELMHVYNRDILTSSVAAAIGGIITSIAQMLMFFGGGGNDRERNGGGFGMLGALAAMILAPLAATLIQLAISRTREYSADSDGATLTEDPLALASALRKLQSGTAQAPLKPEPDLMNSSHLMIANPFKAGEGLAGMFATHPPMEQRIARLERMAEDRYRN
- a CDS encoding YajQ family cyclic di-GMP-binding protein: MAADSSFDIVSKLDRQEVNNAVIQASKEVAQRYDFRGVNASVELSGDSVVMAANSEDRVRAVLDVLQTKLLRRGVSLKAVEFGEPRQSGKLVKLEGSLKEGIASDQAKKISKIIRDEGPKGVKAQIQGDELRVSSKSRDDLQAVISLLKGKDLDVALQFVNYR
- the rpmG gene encoding 50S ribosomal protein L33, with product MASKSSDVRPKITMACVDCKDRNYITKKNRRNTPDRLELSKFCPRCGKQTVHRETR
- a CDS encoding FAS1-like dehydratase domain-containing protein, which codes for MSSVNPEFAGKTYPPGPVHVVSATKIAEFARATGASSSIHTDPKAAARAGYRNVVAPPTFLVSLAQATEAQYIEDPQAGIDFSRVVHGEEAFVLHRAVMANDRLVPTLTVERIREAGGHAMITTRVDVRTEAGEDVATVRSGIVVRGEESPERTTSERTEDAQ
- a CDS encoding MaoC family dehydratase produces the protein MSTNHDKSVVVLEDLEVGAEIGRCQQHISRADLVRYAGASGDFNPIHYNDAFAQDVGLPGVIAHGMLTMGRAITLVLDWIGDPGAICEYGVRFTRPVPVPALGEAVLDVVATIGAIDLDASTARVDLTVSLDERTVLGRARTVVAVPRREQTTGLPT
- a CDS encoding UDP-N-acetylmuramate dehydrogenase, translated to MSVETSQQNIDGERSGVHHSSGAKLKDLTTLHIGGPVADYVQVHDEESLIEAVRDADAAQRPLLVLGGGSNLIASDDPFDGTVVHVRPPLESDESGVRSALAPECGGIMVEHFAGVSWDAAVAHAIQHELVGVECLSGIPGTVGATPIQNVGAYGQDVSQSIARVRTWDRHTGTVRTFCAADCEFGYRTSIFKRTPYRNDAEGSPSQVAGVSTAPSEQPASFPAESGTASAHIAPTGRYVVLSVTFQHSQGDLSRPIEYPELAKALNVSVGQRVPMTQVREAVLNVRRKKAMVVDPGDHDTWSAGSFFTNPIVTPDEMAGLPKDAPRFPLADGRVKTSAAWLISHAGLTRGFGLNDRATLSGQHVLALTNRGGASSEDIRELALYVRGKVSESFGIHLEVEPVRLGMQL
- the glyA gene encoding serine hydroxymethyltransferase — encoded protein: MSILDRSLPQIDPEIAAVLDAELARQQGTLEMIASENFVPRAVLEAQGSVLTNKYAEGYPGKRYYGGCEEVDIAESLAISRAKDLFGAEHANVQPHSGATANAAVMHALARAGDTLMGLSLAHGGHLTHGMKINFSGRLYDIVAYEVDPATGRIDMDRVREQALAARPQVICAGWSAYPRQLDFPAFRAIADEVGAKLWVDMAHFAGLVAAGLHPSPVPYADVVSTTVHKTLAGPRSGLILSTQEWAKKIDSAVFPGQQGGPLMHVIAAKAVALKIAAGEEFAERQRRTLEGARLLADRLQASDTRTAGISVLSGGTDVHLVLVDLRNSHLDGQMAEDLLHEVGITVNRNAVPNDPRPPRVTSGLRIGTPALATRGFDAKDFEEIADIIALALLPGADLPALRARASRLAESRPLYPGLRQY